A single genomic interval of Aureibacillus halotolerans harbors:
- a CDS encoding peptidylprolyl isomerase, with protein MAKTVTMTLENGKKLTIELYPEEAPKTVENFESLIKKGFYDGLTFHRVIPGFVSQGGCPLGTGTGDAGYTIACEAENNVHKHVPGALSMAHAGKDTGSCQFFIVHEAQPHLDGVHTIFGQVTEGLDAALAMENGDKMATVTVDGDA; from the coding sequence ATGGCAAAAACAGTAACGATGACACTAGAGAACGGTAAAAAACTTACGATTGAGCTTTATCCAGAAGAGGCACCGAAAACAGTCGAAAACTTTGAATCATTGATTAAAAAAGGTTTTTACGATGGATTGACGTTCCACCGTGTTATTCCAGGTTTTGTATCACAAGGGGGATGCCCACTTGGTACAGGCACAGGAGATGCGGGCTACACGATCGCATGTGAAGCTGAAAATAATGTTCATAAGCATGTTCCCGGCGCACTTTCAATGGCTCACGCGGGCAAAGACACTGGAAGCTGTCAGTTTTTTATCGTGCATGAGGCTCAGCCACATTTGGATGGGGTTCATACCATTTTTGGTCAAGTGACAGAAGGTCTTGATGCAGCATTGGCAATGGAAAACGGCGATAAAATGGCGACAGTGACTGTTGATGGAGATGCGTAA